A genome region from Passer domesticus isolate bPasDom1 chromosome 27, bPasDom1.hap1, whole genome shotgun sequence includes the following:
- the MED1 gene encoding mediator of RNA polymerase II transcription subunit 1 isoform X1, with the protein MKAAPGSAEEAEKLNKMSSLLERLHAKYSQNRPWTETMKLVRQVMEKRVVLNSGGHQHLVSCLETLQKALKVSSLPAMTDRLESIARQSGLGSHLSANGTECYITSDMFYVEVQLDPTGLLCDVKVAHHGENPVSCPELVQHLREKNFDEFSKHLRGLVNLYKLPGDNKLKTKMYLALQSLELDLQKMAGMYWQATNANPLDKILHGSVGYLTPRSGGLLMNLKYYVSPYDLFEDGTGAPVVLHENNVPRSLGMNVSVTVEGTMAMHKLPIAPLIMGSHPVDSKGTPSFSSITSANSVDLPACFFLKFPRPIPVSRAFIQKLQSCTGIPLFDTPPTFVPLYELITQFELSKEADPLNHNMRFYAALPGQQHCYFLNKDAPLPDGRSLQGTLISKIAFQHPGRVPLILSLIRHQVAYNTLIGSCVKRTVLKEDSPGILQFEVCPLSDSCFSVSFQHPVNDSLVCVVMDVQDSSHVNCKLYKGLSDALICTDDFIAKVVQRCMSIPVTMRAIRRKAETIQADTPALSLIAETVEDMVKKNLPPASSPGYGMTTGSNPMSGTTTPTNTFPGGPITTLFNMSISMKERHDSVGHGEDFSKVSQNPILTSLLQITGNVGSTIGSSPTPPHHTPPPVSSPASNTKNHPMLMNLLKENPPQDFSTLYGSSPLERQNSSSGSPRMEMGPGGNKQKKKKSRMPADKPKHQTEDDFQRELFSMDVDSQNPIFDVNMTADTLDTPHITPAPSQCSTPPTTYPQALPHAQPSIQRMVRLSSSDSIGADVTDILSDIAEEASKLPTTTEDCPPIGTPVRDSSSSGHSQSALFDPDVFQANSSENPYTDPADLIADAAVSPNSDSSNHFFPDGVDFNPDLLNSQSQSGFGEEYFDESSQSGDTDDFKGYAPQALTNLGVQVLGADGGENKFKGSTPSDTVDFSIIAAASKALGSSDIMEHHSGGQSPLLNTGDLGKEKSQKRVKEGNGSGSAMAGAGMDGKPGKRSRTPSSDGKSKEKLPKRKKQETDGKSPSHSSSNRPFTPPASTGGSKSPGSSGRSQTPPGVATPPIPKITIQIPKGTVTVGKPSSHGQYTSSGSVTSSSSKSHHSHSSSSSSSSSSSTSGKIKSKSEGSSGSKMSSSLYSSQGGSGSGQSKGSAQSVGKPGSSPITKHGLSAGSGSTKMKPQGKPSSLMNPSMSKPNISPSHSRPSGGSEKLASPMKPVPGTPPSSKAKSPISSGSGGSHMSGTGSSSSMKSSSGMGSSGSMSQKPPPSSNSSTASSSSFSSSGSSMSSSQNQHGSSKGKSPSRNKKPSLTAVIDKLKHGVVTSGPGGDDPMDGQMGPSSNSSSHTMSSKHNMSGGEFQGKREKSDKEKSKVSVSGGSVDSSKKNSDSKNVGSTGVAKIIISKHDGGSPSIKAKVTLQKPGEGGGDGLRPQMASSKSYGSPLISGSTPKHERCSPSHSKSPAYTPQNIDSESESGSSIAEKSYQNSPSSDDGVRPLPEYSAEKHKKHKKEKKKVKDKDRDRERERDKDRDKKKSHGMKPESWSKSPISADQSLSMASNAILSAERPSRASPEFLIGEEDDDLMDVALIGN; encoded by the exons ATGAAGGCAGCGCCGGGCAGCGCCGAGG AGGCAGAGAAGCTGAACAAGATGAGCTCCCTCCTGGAGAGGCTCCACGCCAAGTACAGCCAGAACCGGCCCTGGACAGAGACCATGAAGCTGGTCAGGCAGGTCATG GAAAAGCGTGTGGTGCTGAACTCAGGGGGACACCAGCACCTGGTGAGCTGCTTGGAGACACTGCAGAAGGCCCTGAAAG TGTCATCTCTGCCCGCCATGACCGATCGCTTGGAGTCCATCGCCAGGCAGAGCGG CCTCGGGTCCCACCTGAGCGCGAACGGCACCGAGTGCTACATCACCTCAGACATGTTCTATGTGGAGGTGCAGCTGGaccccacagggctgctctgtgatgtcaagGTGGCTCACCATGGAGAAAACCCCGTG AGCTGTCCAGAGCTGGTGCAACATCTGAG agagaaaaatttTGATGAGTTTTCAAAGCATCTGAGGGGACTTGTGAACCTGTATAAGCTGCCAGGGGACAA caAACTTAAAACTAAAATGTACTTGGCTCTGCAGTCCCTGGAGTTGGATCTCCAAAAGATGGCTGGCATGTATTG GCAAGCCACCAATGCAAACCCCCTGGACAAGATCCTCCATGGCAGTGTTGGCTATCTCACCCCCAGGAGTGGAG GTCTCCTGATGAACCTCAAGTATTACGTCTCCCCCTATGATTTATTTGAGGATGGCACTGGAGCCCCCGTGGTTCTGCACGAGAACAATG TTCCTCGCTCGCTGGGAATGAACGTGTCGGTGACAGTGGAGGGAACCATGGCCATGCACAAACTTCCAATTGCTCCACTGATCATGGGCTCCCATCCTGTGGACAGCAAAGG AACTCCATCTTTCTCCTCAATCACCAGTGCCAACAGCGTGGACTTGCCTGCTTGTTTCTTCCTGAAGTTCCCACGTCCCATTCCAGTGTCTCGAGCTTTCATCCAgaaactgcagagctgcacag GTATCCCACTGTTTGACACTCCACCCACGTTTGTGCCCCTGTATGAGCTGATCACCCAGTTTGAGTTGTCCAAGGAGGCTGATCCCCTGAACCACAACATGCGCTTCTACGCC GCTCTTccaggacagcagcactgtTACTTCCTGAACAAGGACGCTCCTCTCCCGGACGGACGGAGCCTGCAGGGAACTCTGATCAGCAAAATTGCTTTCCAGCACCCTGGCAGGGTGCCCCTCATCCTCAGCTTGATCCGGCACCAGGTGGCCTACAACACCCTCATTGGCAGCTGTGTCAAGAGGACAGTCCTGAAGGAAG ATTCTCCTGGGATCCTGCAGTTTGAAGTTTGCCCTCTCTCTGACTCCTGTTTCAGTGTGTCCTTCCAGCACCCTGTGAACGACTCCCTGGTGTGTG TGGTGATGGATGTTCAGGACTCCAGCCACGTGAACTGTAAGCTCTACAAAGGGTTGTCTGATGCCCTCATCTGTACAGATGATTTCATTGCCAAGGTTGTTCAAAG GTGCATGTCCATCCCTGTCACCATGAGAGCCATCCGTAGGAAAGCAGAAACCATCCAAGCCGACAcgccagccctgtccctcatTGCAGAGACAGTTGAAGACATGGTGAAGAAaaacctgcccccagccagcagcccagGGTATGGCATGACCACAGGCAGCAACCCAATGAGTGGGACCACCACCCCAACCAACACTTTTCCTGGGGGGCCCATCACTACTTTGTTTAACATGAGCATAAGCATGAAAGAGAGGCATGACTCGGTGGGCCATGGGGAGGACTTCAGCAAAGTGTCTCAGAACCCTATTCTCACTAGTTTGTTGcagatcacagggaatgtggggtCTACCATTGGCTCAAGTCCAACCCCCCCCCACCACACACCACCACCAGTATCCTCACCAGCCAGCAACACCAAGAACCACCCCATGCTCATGAACCTTCTTAAGGAGAATCCCCCTCAGGATTTCTCCACTCTCTATGGGAGCAGCCCTCTGGAAAGGCAGAACTCTTCCTCTGGCTCTCCCAGAATGGAAATGGGCCCTGGGGGgaataaacaaaagaaaaaaaaatcccgcATGCCGGCCGACAAACCCAAGCACCAGACTGAGGATGATTTCCAGAGGGAGCTCTTTTCCATGGATGTTGACTCCCAGAACCCCATTTTTGATGTCAACATGACTGCAGACACCCTGGACACCCCTCACATTACTCCAGCACCCAGCCAGTGCAGCACTCCTCCCACCACGTACCCGCAGGCGCTGCCCCACGCCCAGCCCAGCATCCAGAGGATGGTTCGCCTGTCCAGCTCCGACAGCATCGGCGCCGATGTCACCGACATCCTCTCGGATATCGCCGAGGAGGCTTCCAAGCTGCCCACCACCACTGAGGACTGCCCACCCATTGGGACTCCCGTCAGAGACTCTTCTAGTTCAGGACATTCACAAAGTGCCCTCTTTGACCCCGATGTTTTTCAGGCCAACAGCAGTGAGAACCCCTACACAGACCCCGCGGACCTGATCGCGGACGCCGCTGTGAGCCCCAACAGCGACTCCTCCAACCATTTTTTTCCAGACGGGGTAGATTTCAACCCCGACTTGCTGAACAGTCAGAGCCAGAGTGGTTTTGGGGAGGAATACTTTGATGAGAGCAGTCAGAGCGGAGACACTGATGACTTCAAGGGCTATGCACCCCAGGCTCTAACTAATTTGGGGGTGCAAGTCTTAGGGGCTGATGGgggggaaaataaatttaaggGGAGCACTCCATCCGATACGGTGGATTTTAGTATTATTGCAGCTGCCAGCAAAGCACTGGGGTCCTCTGACATCATGGAGCACCACAGTGGAGGTCAGAGCCCTTTGCTGAACACGGGGGATTTAGGAAAAGAGAAGTCTCAGAAACGGGTAAAGGAAGGCAATGGGTCTGGAAGTGCCATGGCAGGTGCTGGGATGGATGGGAAGCCGGGGAAGCGCAGCCGCACGCCATCCAGCGATGGCAAGAGCAAAGAGAAACTTCCAAAGAGGAAGAAGCAGGAGACAGATGGGAAATCTCCATCCCACAGTTCATCCAACAGGCCCTTCACGCCACCAGCAAGCACAGGTGGGTCCAAATCTCCGGGGAGTTCGGGCAGATCCCAGACTCCTCCCGGGGTAGCTACTCCTCCTATTCCAAAAATAACCATTCAGATCCCAAAAGGAACAGTGACTGTTGGCAAACCATCTTCACACGGCCAGTACACCAGTAGTGGTTCTGtcacctcctccagcagcaaaagccatcatagccattcttcctcctcctcctcttcttcctcctcgtcAACCTCAGgcaaaattaaaagcaaatcaGAAGGGTCTTCTGGCTCAAAGATGAGCAGCAGCCTCTACTCCAGCCAGGGCGGCTCCGGCTCGGGTCAGTCCAAGGGCTCGGCCCAGTCGGTGGGAAAGCCAGGATCCTCCCCCATCACCAAGCACGGCCTCAGCGCCGGCTCTGGCAGCACCAAGATGAAACCTCAAGGAAAGCCATCGTCCCTCATGAACCCTTCCATGAGCAAACCAAACATCTCCCCGTCCCACTCGAGACCCTCGGGGGGTTCTGAGAAACTCGCCTCTCCCATGAAGCCTGTCCCGGGTACTCCCCCGTCGTCGAAAGCGAAGTCACCCATCAGTTCAGGCTCTGGTGGGTCCCACATGTCTGGGACTGGGTCAAGCTCGAGCATGAAATCATCTTCAGGCATGGGATCCTCTGGGTCTATGTCACAGAAACCGCCTCCCTCGTCCAATTCCTCCACGGCCTCTTCATCTTCCTTTTCATCCAGTGGGTCTTCCATGTCTTCATCCCAGAACCAGCATGGAAGCTCCAAAGGCAAGTCCCCGAGCAGAAACAAGAAGCCATCGCTGACCGCAGTCATAGACAAGCTGAAGCACGGCGTGGTCACGAGCGGGCCTGGCGGAGACGACCCCATGGATGGACAGATGGGGCCGAGTTCCAATTCCTCAAGCCATACAATGTCCTCCAAACACAACATGTCTGGAGGGGAGTTCCAGGGAAAGCGGGAGAAGAGCGACAAGGAGAAATCGAAGGTCTCCGTCTCTGGAGGATCCGTCGACTCTTCCAAGAAGAACTCGGATTCCAAAAACGTCGGAAGCACTGGAGTGGCCAAAATCATCATCAGCAAACACGATGGTGGTTCCCCCAGCATTAAAGCCAAAGTAACCCTGCAGAAACCCGGGGAAGGGGGTGGGGACGGGCTGAGGCCTCAGATGGCTTCTTCCAAAAGCTACGGGTCCCCCCTGATCAGCGGCTCCACGCCCAAACACGAGCGCTGCTCGCCCAGCCACAGCAAATCCCCGGCCTACACCCCCCAGAACATCGACAGCGAGAGCGAGTCGGGCTCTTCCATCGCCGAGAAATCCTAccagaacagccccagctccgaCGACGGCGTCCGGCCCCTGCCCGAGTACAGCGCCGAGAAGCACAAGAAGcacaaaaaggagaagaaaaaagtgaaagacAAAGATcgggacagagagagggagcGGGATAAGGACAGGGACAAGAAGAAATCCCACGGCATGAAGCCCGAGAGCTGGTCCAAGTCTCCCATCTCGGCAGATCAATCCCTGTCCATGGCGAGCAACGCCATCCTCTCAGCTGAGAGGCCATCCCGGGCCAGCCCCGAGTTCCTGATCggggaggaggatgatgatCTCATGGATGTTGCTCTAATTGGCAATTAA
- the MED1 gene encoding mediator of RNA polymerase II transcription subunit 1 isoform X2, with amino-acid sequence MKAAPGSAEEAEKLNKMSSLLERLHAKYSQNRPWTETMKLVRQVMEKRVVLNSGGHQHLVSCLETLQKALKVSSLPAMTDRLESIARQSGLGSHLSANGTECYITSDMFYVEVQLDPTGLLCDVKVAHHGENPVSCPELVQHLREKNFDEFSKHLRGLVNLYKLPGDNKLKTKMYLALQSLELDLQKMAGMYWQATNANPLDKILHGSVGYLTPRSGGLLMNLKYYVSPYDLFEDGTGAPVVLHENNVPRSLGMNVSVTVEGTMAMHKLPIAPLIMGSHPVDSKGTPSFSSITSANSVDLPACFFLKFPRPIPVSRAFIQKLQSCTGIPLFDTPPTFVPLYELITQFELSKEADPLNHNMRFYAALPGQQHCYFLNKDAPLPDGRSLQGTLISKIAFQHPGRVPLILSLIRHQVAYNTLIGSCVKRTVLKEDSPGILQFEVCPLSDSCFSVSFQHPVNDSLVCVVMDVQDSSHVNCKLYKGLSDALICTDDFIAKVVQRCMSIPVTMRAIRRKAETIQADTPALSLIAETVEDMVKKNLPPASSPGLLQITGNVGSTIGSSPTPPHHTPPPVSSPASNTKNHPMLMNLLKENPPQDFSTLYGSSPLERQNSSSGSPRMEMGPGGNKQKKKKSRMPADKPKHQTEDDFQRELFSMDVDSQNPIFDVNMTADTLDTPHITPAPSQCSTPPTTYPQALPHAQPSIQRMVRLSSSDSIGADVTDILSDIAEEASKLPTTTEDCPPIGTPVRDSSSSGHSQSALFDPDVFQANSSENPYTDPADLIADAAVSPNSDSSNHFFPDGVDFNPDLLNSQSQSGFGEEYFDESSQSGDTDDFKGYAPQALTNLGVQVLGADGGENKFKGSTPSDTVDFSIIAAASKALGSSDIMEHHSGGQSPLLNTGDLGKEKSQKRVKEGNGSGSAMAGAGMDGKPGKRSRTPSSDGKSKEKLPKRKKQETDGKSPSHSSSNRPFTPPASTGGSKSPGSSGRSQTPPGVATPPIPKITIQIPKGTVTVGKPSSHGQYTSSGSVTSSSSKSHHSHSSSSSSSSSSSTSGKIKSKSEGSSGSKMSSSLYSSQGGSGSGQSKGSAQSVGKPGSSPITKHGLSAGSGSTKMKPQGKPSSLMNPSMSKPNISPSHSRPSGGSEKLASPMKPVPGTPPSSKAKSPISSGSGGSHMSGTGSSSSMKSSSGMGSSGSMSQKPPPSSNSSTASSSSFSSSGSSMSSSQNQHGSSKGKSPSRNKKPSLTAVIDKLKHGVVTSGPGGDDPMDGQMGPSSNSSSHTMSSKHNMSGGEFQGKREKSDKEKSKVSVSGGSVDSSKKNSDSKNVGSTGVAKIIISKHDGGSPSIKAKVTLQKPGEGGGDGLRPQMASSKSYGSPLISGSTPKHERCSPSHSKSPAYTPQNIDSESESGSSIAEKSYQNSPSSDDGVRPLPEYSAEKHKKHKKEKKKVKDKDRDRERERDKDRDKKKSHGMKPESWSKSPISADQSLSMASNAILSAERPSRASPEFLIGEEDDDLMDVALIGN; translated from the exons ATGAAGGCAGCGCCGGGCAGCGCCGAGG AGGCAGAGAAGCTGAACAAGATGAGCTCCCTCCTGGAGAGGCTCCACGCCAAGTACAGCCAGAACCGGCCCTGGACAGAGACCATGAAGCTGGTCAGGCAGGTCATG GAAAAGCGTGTGGTGCTGAACTCAGGGGGACACCAGCACCTGGTGAGCTGCTTGGAGACACTGCAGAAGGCCCTGAAAG TGTCATCTCTGCCCGCCATGACCGATCGCTTGGAGTCCATCGCCAGGCAGAGCGG CCTCGGGTCCCACCTGAGCGCGAACGGCACCGAGTGCTACATCACCTCAGACATGTTCTATGTGGAGGTGCAGCTGGaccccacagggctgctctgtgatgtcaagGTGGCTCACCATGGAGAAAACCCCGTG AGCTGTCCAGAGCTGGTGCAACATCTGAG agagaaaaatttTGATGAGTTTTCAAAGCATCTGAGGGGACTTGTGAACCTGTATAAGCTGCCAGGGGACAA caAACTTAAAACTAAAATGTACTTGGCTCTGCAGTCCCTGGAGTTGGATCTCCAAAAGATGGCTGGCATGTATTG GCAAGCCACCAATGCAAACCCCCTGGACAAGATCCTCCATGGCAGTGTTGGCTATCTCACCCCCAGGAGTGGAG GTCTCCTGATGAACCTCAAGTATTACGTCTCCCCCTATGATTTATTTGAGGATGGCACTGGAGCCCCCGTGGTTCTGCACGAGAACAATG TTCCTCGCTCGCTGGGAATGAACGTGTCGGTGACAGTGGAGGGAACCATGGCCATGCACAAACTTCCAATTGCTCCACTGATCATGGGCTCCCATCCTGTGGACAGCAAAGG AACTCCATCTTTCTCCTCAATCACCAGTGCCAACAGCGTGGACTTGCCTGCTTGTTTCTTCCTGAAGTTCCCACGTCCCATTCCAGTGTCTCGAGCTTTCATCCAgaaactgcagagctgcacag GTATCCCACTGTTTGACACTCCACCCACGTTTGTGCCCCTGTATGAGCTGATCACCCAGTTTGAGTTGTCCAAGGAGGCTGATCCCCTGAACCACAACATGCGCTTCTACGCC GCTCTTccaggacagcagcactgtTACTTCCTGAACAAGGACGCTCCTCTCCCGGACGGACGGAGCCTGCAGGGAACTCTGATCAGCAAAATTGCTTTCCAGCACCCTGGCAGGGTGCCCCTCATCCTCAGCTTGATCCGGCACCAGGTGGCCTACAACACCCTCATTGGCAGCTGTGTCAAGAGGACAGTCCTGAAGGAAG ATTCTCCTGGGATCCTGCAGTTTGAAGTTTGCCCTCTCTCTGACTCCTGTTTCAGTGTGTCCTTCCAGCACCCTGTGAACGACTCCCTGGTGTGTG TGGTGATGGATGTTCAGGACTCCAGCCACGTGAACTGTAAGCTCTACAAAGGGTTGTCTGATGCCCTCATCTGTACAGATGATTTCATTGCCAAGGTTGTTCAAAG GTGCATGTCCATCCCTGTCACCATGAGAGCCATCCGTAGGAAAGCAGAAACCATCCAAGCCGACAcgccagccctgtccctcatTGCAGAGACAGTTGAAGACATGGTGAAGAAaaacctgcccccagccagcagcccagG TTTGTTGcagatcacagggaatgtggggtCTACCATTGGCTCAAGTCCAACCCCCCCCCACCACACACCACCACCAGTATCCTCACCAGCCAGCAACACCAAGAACCACCCCATGCTCATGAACCTTCTTAAGGAGAATCCCCCTCAGGATTTCTCCACTCTCTATGGGAGCAGCCCTCTGGAAAGGCAGAACTCTTCCTCTGGCTCTCCCAGAATGGAAATGGGCCCTGGGGGgaataaacaaaagaaaaaaaaatcccgcATGCCGGCCGACAAACCCAAGCACCAGACTGAGGATGATTTCCAGAGGGAGCTCTTTTCCATGGATGTTGACTCCCAGAACCCCATTTTTGATGTCAACATGACTGCAGACACCCTGGACACCCCTCACATTACTCCAGCACCCAGCCAGTGCAGCACTCCTCCCACCACGTACCCGCAGGCGCTGCCCCACGCCCAGCCCAGCATCCAGAGGATGGTTCGCCTGTCCAGCTCCGACAGCATCGGCGCCGATGTCACCGACATCCTCTCGGATATCGCCGAGGAGGCTTCCAAGCTGCCCACCACCACTGAGGACTGCCCACCCATTGGGACTCCCGTCAGAGACTCTTCTAGTTCAGGACATTCACAAAGTGCCCTCTTTGACCCCGATGTTTTTCAGGCCAACAGCAGTGAGAACCCCTACACAGACCCCGCGGACCTGATCGCGGACGCCGCTGTGAGCCCCAACAGCGACTCCTCCAACCATTTTTTTCCAGACGGGGTAGATTTCAACCCCGACTTGCTGAACAGTCAGAGCCAGAGTGGTTTTGGGGAGGAATACTTTGATGAGAGCAGTCAGAGCGGAGACACTGATGACTTCAAGGGCTATGCACCCCAGGCTCTAACTAATTTGGGGGTGCAAGTCTTAGGGGCTGATGGgggggaaaataaatttaaggGGAGCACTCCATCCGATACGGTGGATTTTAGTATTATTGCAGCTGCCAGCAAAGCACTGGGGTCCTCTGACATCATGGAGCACCACAGTGGAGGTCAGAGCCCTTTGCTGAACACGGGGGATTTAGGAAAAGAGAAGTCTCAGAAACGGGTAAAGGAAGGCAATGGGTCTGGAAGTGCCATGGCAGGTGCTGGGATGGATGGGAAGCCGGGGAAGCGCAGCCGCACGCCATCCAGCGATGGCAAGAGCAAAGAGAAACTTCCAAAGAGGAAGAAGCAGGAGACAGATGGGAAATCTCCATCCCACAGTTCATCCAACAGGCCCTTCACGCCACCAGCAAGCACAGGTGGGTCCAAATCTCCGGGGAGTTCGGGCAGATCCCAGACTCCTCCCGGGGTAGCTACTCCTCCTATTCCAAAAATAACCATTCAGATCCCAAAAGGAACAGTGACTGTTGGCAAACCATCTTCACACGGCCAGTACACCAGTAGTGGTTCTGtcacctcctccagcagcaaaagccatcatagccattcttcctcctcctcctcttcttcctcctcgtcAACCTCAGgcaaaattaaaagcaaatcaGAAGGGTCTTCTGGCTCAAAGATGAGCAGCAGCCTCTACTCCAGCCAGGGCGGCTCCGGCTCGGGTCAGTCCAAGGGCTCGGCCCAGTCGGTGGGAAAGCCAGGATCCTCCCCCATCACCAAGCACGGCCTCAGCGCCGGCTCTGGCAGCACCAAGATGAAACCTCAAGGAAAGCCATCGTCCCTCATGAACCCTTCCATGAGCAAACCAAACATCTCCCCGTCCCACTCGAGACCCTCGGGGGGTTCTGAGAAACTCGCCTCTCCCATGAAGCCTGTCCCGGGTACTCCCCCGTCGTCGAAAGCGAAGTCACCCATCAGTTCAGGCTCTGGTGGGTCCCACATGTCTGGGACTGGGTCAAGCTCGAGCATGAAATCATCTTCAGGCATGGGATCCTCTGGGTCTATGTCACAGAAACCGCCTCCCTCGTCCAATTCCTCCACGGCCTCTTCATCTTCCTTTTCATCCAGTGGGTCTTCCATGTCTTCATCCCAGAACCAGCATGGAAGCTCCAAAGGCAAGTCCCCGAGCAGAAACAAGAAGCCATCGCTGACCGCAGTCATAGACAAGCTGAAGCACGGCGTGGTCACGAGCGGGCCTGGCGGAGACGACCCCATGGATGGACAGATGGGGCCGAGTTCCAATTCCTCAAGCCATACAATGTCCTCCAAACACAACATGTCTGGAGGGGAGTTCCAGGGAAAGCGGGAGAAGAGCGACAAGGAGAAATCGAAGGTCTCCGTCTCTGGAGGATCCGTCGACTCTTCCAAGAAGAACTCGGATTCCAAAAACGTCGGAAGCACTGGAGTGGCCAAAATCATCATCAGCAAACACGATGGTGGTTCCCCCAGCATTAAAGCCAAAGTAACCCTGCAGAAACCCGGGGAAGGGGGTGGGGACGGGCTGAGGCCTCAGATGGCTTCTTCCAAAAGCTACGGGTCCCCCCTGATCAGCGGCTCCACGCCCAAACACGAGCGCTGCTCGCCCAGCCACAGCAAATCCCCGGCCTACACCCCCCAGAACATCGACAGCGAGAGCGAGTCGGGCTCTTCCATCGCCGAGAAATCCTAccagaacagccccagctccgaCGACGGCGTCCGGCCCCTGCCCGAGTACAGCGCCGAGAAGCACAAGAAGcacaaaaaggagaagaaaaaagtgaaagacAAAGATcgggacagagagagggagcGGGATAAGGACAGGGACAAGAAGAAATCCCACGGCATGAAGCCCGAGAGCTGGTCCAAGTCTCCCATCTCGGCAGATCAATCCCTGTCCATGGCGAGCAACGCCATCCTCTCAGCTGAGAGGCCATCCCGGGCCAGCCCCGAGTTCCTGATCggggaggaggatgatgatCTCATGGATGTTGCTCTAATTGGCAATTAA